ACATTTCCATGATCTGTACCAGCGCCGCAATGACACCGATGTAAGAGAGCAACCCAAGGAAGGAGAGGTCTATGTTTTCAGCACCGCTAATACCAGTCCAGGTCAACGCACCTTCCTGCAGCAAGAAGGTATAAACAAGGTTGTTAACCGGCACGGTGACGGTCAGCACCACAATGACCGCAATGCCCAGGCCAATTGCCGAGGAGACCTTTTTGGACACCGCCAAGAAAGTACACATCCCCAGGAAGAAGGCCAGTGCCATGTTTTCAACAAACACCGAGGCAACAAAAAGACTCAGATAATGTTCCATGTTACACGGCCTCCTTGGGCTTGGTGTTTTCCTTCATTTTGAACTCATTATCTTCTACTTGCTCAGGGTTAACGGAACGCATTACCCAGATCAGTAGACCGATAATAAAGAACGCTGAAGGCGGTAGTAATAGCAAGCCGTTAGGCACGTACCAGCCACCGTTTTGCACGGTCTGGAGGATGGTAATGCCAAATACGCTACCTGCACCCAGCAGTTCGCGGAAGAAACCCACCACCATGAGAACAAAACCGTAGCCGAGGCCGTTACCAATACCGTCTAAAAACGACATACCCGGCGTATTGGACATTGCAAAGCCTTCAGCGCGCCCCATGACGATACAGTTAGTAATGATCAAACCCACAAATACCGAGAGCTGCTTAGACATCTCATAGGCATACGCCTTGAGAATCTGATCAACCACGATAACCAGCGAGGCAATAATGGTCATCTGCACGATAATACGGATCGAAGAGGGAATATGATTCCTGATCAACGATACGAACAGATTTGAGAATGCCGTTACGAAAATAACCGCCAGCGCCATAACGAGCGATACGCTCATGCTGGTGGTTACCGCAAGTGCTGAACAGATCCCCAGAATTTGCAGCGCAATAGGGTTGTTCTGGAAAATCGGCGCCGTTAAAACGCCTTTTGCATTTACGTCCGCCATGATCAGGCCCCCTCAACGTCTTCGAAGTTGGTATCGGTCTCTTCGGCGTCTTCCGGCTCGGTGCCACTGCGGAATTTAGCCAGGTAGGGACCGAAAGCTTCTTCGCTCAACCAGAACTGCAGCATGTTAGTCACGCCGTTACTGGTCAGCGTAGCGCCAGATAGCGCATCGACTTCGTATTCGTCACTGGCGCCGCCTTTGGTCAGGTGAATTTCCGGTGAGAGGTCGCCCTCTTCATCGTAAATCTTCTTGCCTTCCCACTGGGCTTGCCAGCGCGGGTTGTTAACTTCCGCGCCCAAACCTGGCGTTTCACTGTGCTCGTAGTAGGTGATACTGACGATGGTATTGCCATCACCCTCTACGGCCAGGAAGCCACGCATCAAGCCCCAAAGACCCTGACCACGAATCGGCAGCACGATCTGCTCCGGATCATCTTCACCGCCAACCAGATAAACCGTAGCGAAGTTTTCAACCCGTGATAGACCTGCGATGTCTTGATCGCCAGAAAGCGTGCGACCCGAGGCGGGGTCACGGGCAGCCTCAAAACTATCGTAGGTATCGGGATCAAACTCGTCGGAGTACTCCCCCGTATCCAAGTCAACGACCCGGGCGGTAATCTCTTCGCTAAACACATCTTCAACGTCCATACCTGGCTCGTAAAGCTTGGCAACGTTCAAGATGTTGGTTTTACGGTCGAGCTCCTGGTTAAGCTGCTGCATCGGTCGCAAGGCGACCGCCGCGGTCGAGACAATGACGGAGCACACGATACATAGTGCAAACGCCACAATCAGGACTTTCTTGATGGAGTTGTTACCTTGTGCCATTAGGCAGTCTCCTCGGCCGGTACGCCGGTTCGCTTAACGCGACGCTTGATGTTGGCCTGGACGAAGAAATGGTCAATCAGCGGTGCAAACAGGTTAGCGAACAGAATCGCCAGCATGATGCCTTCCGGGAAAGCCGGGTTCACAACGCGAATCAAAACGGTCATCACACCAATCAGCGCACCAAACAACAGGCGGCCTTGATTGGTCATCGACGCCGACACGGGGTCGGTTGCCATGAAGACCATACCGAAGGCGAAACCGCCGATTACCAGATGCCAGTACCAAGGCATGGCAAACATTGGGTTAGTATCAGAGCCGATCAGGTTAAACAGCGTACTGGTCGCCACCATGCCCAGAAGTACACCTAGCATGATTCGCCATGATGCGATTCGCGTCCACAGCAGCACAGCAGCGCCGATAAAGATCGCTAGCGTCGAAACCTCACCCACCGAGCCGGGGATAAAGCCAAGGAAAGCATCCCACCAGCTAAAGGTGTCGGTCAGAGCAGACATGCCGTCCTGGAATGCCATAGAGAGTGCCGTCGCACCAGTATAGCCGTCAGCGGCAACCCATACAGAATCACCAGATATCTGCGCGGGATAGGCAAAGTAAAGGAATGCACGGCCGGTAAGCGCGGGGTTCAAGAAGTTTTTACCCGTGCCGCCGAAGATCTCTTTACCGATTACCACACCGAAGGTGATACCCAACGCCACCTGCCAAAGCGGAATAGTCGCCGGGAGAATCAGCGCAAACAACACCGAGGTAACGAAGAAGCCCTCGTTGACTTCATGACCGCGCTTGATTGCAAACAGCACCTCCCAGAAACCACCGACCACAAAAGTGACCAGATAGATAGGCAGGAAGTAGGTAGCCCCGAGGACAAAGTTCGCCCAAAGGCTGTTCGCATCGTGACCGGACGACAGTGTCATCGTAATGGCTTCGCGCCAGCCACCCATAGAGGCGTAGCCCGCATCAATGGCGGTGTTAGCCTGCCAGCCAGCGTTCCACATACCAAACAGCATCGCTGGGAAGGTACACATCCACACGGTAATCATGATGCGTTTAAGATCGACACCGTCACGCACGTGGGCAGTAGTTTTGGCTACGCTTGGCGGTGTATAAAAAATCGTATCTACCGCTTCAAATAACGGATAGAACTTTTCGTACTTTCCGCCTTTGTGGAAATGCGGCTCGATATTTTGGAGTGTCTGTTGAATACCCATCATCAGGCCTCTTTCTCGATCATGGTGAGATTGTCACGCAGGATGGGGCCATATTCGTATTTGCCGGGGCAAACATACGTGCACAGCGCCAGATCCTCTTCGTCCAGCTCCAAACAGCCAAGCTGCATGGCAACCTCAATGTCGCCCACGATCAGCGAACGCAGTAGCTGAGTTGGCATGATATCCAGCGGCATCACCGTCTCATATGCACCTACCGGCACCATAGCACGCTCGGAGCCATTGGTAGAGGTCGTTGGTGCGTAATTGCTCAGGCCTTTAATCTTAGAGATGTAAATACCTAAAACAGAGTGACGATTAGCACCGGGAGACAGCCACCCCATAAACGTCCGCTTATTGCCTTCTTCCAGCAAGCTCACTTGGTTGCTGAAGCGGCCAAGGTAGGTCAACTTACCTTCAGCGGCAAAGCCTGAGAATACCGAACCAGAGATTACGCGAGTGTCTTCGGGTTTGATGACTTCATTGGCCAGGAGTTCATCCGTACTAGCGCCGACACGGGTACGAATCAGACGCGGATTTTCAGCACGCGGGCCGCCAATGGCAACCACCCGGCTCATATCCAGCTTCCCTTCTACAAACAACTTACCGAACGCGATTACGTCCTGATAGCCGATGTGCCACACTTTTTTATGCAGTGCGACTGGAGAAAGATAGTGAATATGTGTGCCAACAAGCCCAGCAGGATGCGGGCCGGCAAAGCTTTCGGTTTTTACGCCGTCAACATCACCACCCGGGATTGAGGCATTTTCGCCCGTACATAGGAAGACGTTGCCCTCGGTCAGGCGCGCTAACACCTTGAGGCCATCCTCGAATGCCTGCGTCTGTTCATTAATGATCAGGGCAGGATCAGGGCTAAGTGGATGGGTATCCACGGCGGTTACAAAAATATCGGCCGGGGTGCTATCAATGGCCGGAGTACGCGAGAAGGGACGGGTGCGCAAAGCAGTCCAAAGCCCCGACTCTACCAGTTGGTCGACAACGGCCTGACGCTCAAGCTGCGCCAAGGCTTTACGATCATGAGCAGCGAATTCGACCGCTTCCTCAGTTTCATCGACTTTGATCACGACAGACAGTAAACGACGTTTTTCGCCACGGTTTATTGCAAGCACTTCACCGGCAGCAGGCGCTGTATAGCGCACACCATCAATTTTCTTATCGGTGAAAAGCAATTGGCCCAGTTTGACCTTATCCCCTTCCTGGACTTCCATCGTCGGCTTCATGCCAACGTAGTCGGTACCCAGGATTGCCACGTGGCGCACAGGCCGCGCATCTTCAATACGCTGCTCGGGCGCTCCCGTGATGGGGAGATCCAGGCCTTTTTTGACTTCGATCATAGTCTCGCCCAGTTGTTGGATCGGATATACGAAGGTAAGGGGTTCGAATGCTTCTTTTCTGCTCAGTGAATTGTTATTTTCTGCTCAGATTGTTACCAGTCAGGCCCAAGCAACACTTGAACCACCCCGAAAAATCCATCGTATTATAAAGATAAGCGCGTCCAATGACCACATCCCTGATGACCACCAAAAGTGCTATATACATTGGCAAAAGAGGTTATTAAGACCAAAAAAACGCCACCCGAAGGTGGCGTCAACTCATTTGATTAGCTCTAACACCCGGCATCAGGGCATTGCTAAGCTTAACTAGCGAGGCAGCTTTAAAAACCGCACGTTAGACATTTGCTGCAAAATACGCACAACCTGGCAGCTATAACCAAATTCGTTATCGTACCAAACATAAATGACCGCGTGATGACCGTTGGCAATGGTAGCTTTAGCATCCACGATACCGGCATGGCGGTTGCCCACAAAATCTGACGACACCACTTCTGCTGAATCAACGAAGTCAATTTGCTTTTGATAAGCAGACTCAATCGACATGCGACGCAAGTAATCATTTAGCGCCACGGAGTCAGTCGTTTTATCCAGAGTCAGGTTAAGAATAGCCATGGAGACGTTAGGAATCGGCACTCGAATGGCGTTGCCGGTTAGCTTACCCTCAAGCTCAGGTAGCGCTTTTGATACGGCCTTGGCGGCCCCTGTCTCGGTCAAGACCATATTCAGCGCCGCGCTGCGGCCACGACGGTCACCTTTATGGTAGTTGTCGATCAAGTTCTGGTCGTTGGTGTAGGCATGCACGGTTTCCACATGTCCATTTACCACACCGTACTCATCGTTGAGCACCTTCAATACCGGAACGATCGCATTGGTGGTACAAGAGGCAGCAGAGACGATGAGATCACCGTCGCCAATGGATTCGTGGTTAATACCGTAAACAATGTTTTTAATATCGCCTTTACCTGGCGCCGTTAGCAGCGCTTTGGCAGCGCCCTTACACTTCAGGTGCTGACCTAAGCCCTCTTCATCGCGCCAGATACCGGTATTATCAACAATTACCGCGTTATCGATAGCATACTGGGTATAGTCAAT
This Vreelandella neptunia DNA region includes the following protein-coding sequences:
- the nqrE gene encoding NADH:ubiquinone reductase (Na(+)-transporting) subunit E encodes the protein MEHYLSLFVASVFVENMALAFFLGMCTFLAVSKKVSSAIGLGIAVIVVLTVTVPVNNLVYTFLLQEGALTWTGISGAENIDLSFLGLLSYIGVIAALVQIMEMFLDKYVPSLYNALGVFLPLITVNCAILGGVLFMVERSYNFGEAVVYGFGAGTGWALAIAALAGIREKLKYSDVPGGLQGLGITFITVGLMSLGFMSFSGIQL
- a CDS encoding Na(+)-translocating NADH-quinone reductase subunit C, which translates into the protein MAQGNNSIKKVLIVAFALCIVCSVIVSTAAVALRPMQQLNQELDRKTNILNVAKLYEPGMDVEDVFSEEITARVVDLDTGEYSDEFDPDTYDSFEAARDPASGRTLSGDQDIAGLSRVENFATVYLVGGEDDPEQIVLPIRGQGLWGLMRGFLAVEGDGNTIVSITYYEHSETPGLGAEVNNPRWQAQWEGKKIYDEEGDLSPEIHLTKGGASDEYEVDALSGATLTSNGVTNMLQFWLSEEAFGPYLAKFRSGTEPEDAEETDTNFEDVEGA
- a CDS encoding NADH:ubiquinone reductase (Na(+)-transporting) subunit B, which codes for MMGIQQTLQNIEPHFHKGGKYEKFYPLFEAVDTIFYTPPSVAKTTAHVRDGVDLKRIMITVWMCTFPAMLFGMWNAGWQANTAIDAGYASMGGWREAITMTLSSGHDANSLWANFVLGATYFLPIYLVTFVVGGFWEVLFAIKRGHEVNEGFFVTSVLFALILPATIPLWQVALGITFGVVIGKEIFGGTGKNFLNPALTGRAFLYFAYPAQISGDSVWVAADGYTGATALSMAFQDGMSALTDTFSWWDAFLGFIPGSVGEVSTLAIFIGAAVLLWTRIASWRIMLGVLLGMVATSTLFNLIGSDTNPMFAMPWYWHLVIGGFAFGMVFMATDPVSASMTNQGRLLFGALIGVMTVLIRVVNPAFPEGIMLAILFANLFAPLIDHFFVQANIKRRVKRTGVPAEETA
- a CDS encoding Na(+)-translocating NADH-quinone reductase subunit A, whose product is MIEVKKGLDLPITGAPEQRIEDARPVRHVAILGTDYVGMKPTMEVQEGDKVKLGQLLFTDKKIDGVRYTAPAAGEVLAINRGEKRRLLSVVIKVDETEEAVEFAAHDRKALAQLERQAVVDQLVESGLWTALRTRPFSRTPAIDSTPADIFVTAVDTHPLSPDPALIINEQTQAFEDGLKVLARLTEGNVFLCTGENASIPGGDVDGVKTESFAGPHPAGLVGTHIHYLSPVALHKKVWHIGYQDVIAFGKLFVEGKLDMSRVVAIGGPRAENPRLIRTRVGASTDELLANEVIKPEDTRVISGSVFSGFAAEGKLTYLGRFSNQVSLLEEGNKRTFMGWLSPGANRHSVLGIYISKIKGLSNYAPTTSTNGSERAMVPVGAYETVMPLDIMPTQLLRSLIVGDIEVAMQLGCLELDEEDLALCTYVCPGKYEYGPILRDNLTMIEKEA
- a CDS encoding glyceraldehyde-3-phosphate dehydrogenase; its protein translation is MSQQALENVFQEWQGNEALAEQMIPLVGQLYRQNNVVATMFGRSLIKRSVIRILKDHRFVRKIEGTELSVEDTYPIVKGMVALNLGPAHVDVGKLAVMFKNQCGGDVEAFLRKELQEIIDGYQPGASTGEPQDVVLYGFGRIGRLLARVMVEKAGGGNLLRLRAIVVRGRGDVAKDLEKRASLLRRDSVHGPFDGTIMVDAEARTLTVNGNVIQVIYADSPSEIDYTQYAIDNAVIVDNTGIWRDEEGLGQHLKCKGAAKALLTAPGKGDIKNIVYGINHESIGDGDLIVSAASCTTNAIVPVLKVLNDEYGVVNGHVETVHAYTNDQNLIDNYHKGDRRGRSAALNMVLTETGAAKAVSKALPELEGKLTGNAIRVPIPNVSMAILNLTLDKTTDSVALNDYLRRMSIESAYQKQIDFVDSAEVVSSDFVGNRHAGIVDAKATIANGHHAVIYVWYDNEFGYSCQVVRILQQMSNVRFLKLPR
- a CDS encoding NADH:ubiquinone reductase (Na(+)-transporting) subunit D; amino-acid sequence: MADVNAKGVLTAPIFQNNPIALQILGICSALAVTTSMSVSLVMALAVIFVTAFSNLFVSLIRNHIPSSIRIIVQMTIIASLVIVVDQILKAYAYEMSKQLSVFVGLIITNCIVMGRAEGFAMSNTPGMSFLDGIGNGLGYGFVLMVVGFFRELLGAGSVFGITILQTVQNGGWYVPNGLLLLPPSAFFIIGLLIWVMRSVNPEQVEDNEFKMKENTKPKEAV